Proteins encoded within one genomic window of Camelina sativa cultivar DH55 chromosome 19, Cs, whole genome shotgun sequence:
- the LOC104765158 gene encoding uncharacterized protein LOC104765158: protein MACSRVLGRFSSRLKPLCQNLSNKNANVSSLPSPIKSASPSSATCRLSRSSRLPVELSSMIPLHSAIASSRLVSSLSIESKIWGLVPQGLSMPL, encoded by the exons ATGGCGTGTTCAAGAGTGTTAGGAAGATTCTCGTCTCGGTTAAAGCCTCTTTGCCAAAACCTCAGCAACAAGAATGCTAATGTTTCATCACTCCCCTCTCCAATCAAATCTGCTTCACCTTCCTCAGCTACTTGTCGTCTCAGTCGATCTTCAAG aTTACCAGTGGAGTTGAGTTCGATGATACCTCTACACAGTGCTATAGCATCGTCCAGGCTGGTCTCAAGTTTGTCCATTGAATCCAAAATCTGGGGTTTAGTTCCTCAAg GTCTTTCGATGCCTTTATGA
- the LOC104765156 gene encoding uncharacterized protein LOC104765156, which translates to MGSRGSNRVGDRWNEMGCDEKSSVIQEEIKRVSKLPSSSVYAVHRLKVLNKINELLSIQRTLSQERELELLFTQLSL; encoded by the exons ATGGGAAGCAGAGGTAGTAATCGTGTGGGAGATAGATGGAATGAGATGGGTTGCGATGAGAAATCGAGCGTGATTCAGGAAGAGATCAAAAGGGTTAGTAAGCTCCCTTCCAGTAGTGTTTATGCAGTTCATCGTCTCAAGGTTCTCAACAAAATCAACGAGCTTTTATCTATTCAA AGAACGTTATCTCAAGAGAGGGAGTTAGAGTTGCTCTTCACACAGCTCTCTCTGTAA